The following is a genomic window from Zalophus californianus isolate mZalCal1 chromosome 10, mZalCal1.pri.v2, whole genome shotgun sequence.
GACACCAAGGTGAAActgatgttgatattttgatacaACCTAACACAAACAGAGCATTTTAATATAatgatgttaattttaaaaatgggcaagtaTATGTCTTTACataatttatgtgtttttttgctttggtCCCAAGCCTATATATTTCATCTATTCAATCTTTCAGTTTCCAAAGTTGTCTGCTctggaatttttaagaaaatgtgaaaCATAACCACAATGGCGTTGATGATGGCAGGATGACACAGATGTCACAAAGCCAGTGGCTGTATGTGCTGCATTGTCACTGTCACGTGTCAGACCACAATCTGGGATGAGTGTTAGGAATCAGAGCTCCTAGTGCAGGCTAAAACCATCTCACTGCTGCACagcttgttaattttttaaactgaaaaaaaaaagaacctgatataaatgtattgtgtatataaaataaaagagcagGAAAGGAGAGTGTTTTGATATGTAAGAAATAAGTATGATTATTGTTCAGCCTGGTATTTGCCATTGATTTGGAGAAGAGAATACCACCCTATGTGGAGctacaaaggggaaaaatatccTATTGTAATCTGTAAATGATATGAAGATGGGTGAATCACAGAAGACCTCCCCCATCAGATCAAACAATAGTTCTTAGTTGAGAAAGTTGGGACAAAATACCCAAACAGCAACATGAAAAGTGTACACAGTAATTTCAGAAACtgatttgttaacattttaaacttaCAGAGATATTTCTTGGAACAGATGTGTATGAAGTCTCACTGGCTACCAGAGACATTGAACCTTTATTGAAAACAGAGAACTCTCCTGATGGCATCTTTCATGTCTTTGTTCCTCAGACTGTAGATTATCGTGTTGAACAGTGGGGTGAGGACAGCAAACATCAGGACGGTGGCCTTGTCCAGGAGAGGTGCGAATGTGACAGAGAAACGCAGGTACATGAGGACCACACTGccaaaaaacagcaagaaaatagCAATGTGGGCTGCACAGGTGGAGCACGCCTTCTGACGGCTCTCCCCTGAGGGAATTTTCAGGATCATAGTGATGATTCTTAAATATGAAAGGCTGATGATAGACACAGAAGTCAGGATGGAAATAGCATGGATCACGTCTTCGACCAGAATCATGGACATGTCCGTACAGGCCAACTGCAGCACGGGTTCAAAGTCACAGAAGAGTTGATGGATTTGGTTCGGGCCACAGAAGGGAAGAGTAGAAATCCACACAATCTCTGGCAGCAGAATAAGGAAGCCAAAGATTCAAGAGCCAGTGGAGAGCTGGACACACAGCCGAGGGGTCATAATGATTGCATAGCGGAGGGGGTTGCAGATGGCAACGTACCTGTCGATGGCCATCACTGTGAGGACTAGGGCTTCTGTGACCCCAAGCGAGTGGAAAAAATACATCTGCAGGAGGCAGCCAGTAATGGAGATGGTCTTCTTCTCACTGATGAGGTTGGAGAGCATCTTGGGAATGGTGGCCGTGGTGTACCCGATCTCCAGGAAGGAGAAGATGCTGATGAAATTGTACATGGGATCGTGGAGACGGGTGTCCAGCCGGACAGCAGAGAGGATCGTGAAATTTCCAACAATAATGAACACATAAATAAACAGCAGAGGAACGAAGAGTAAGAGGTTGCCGTTCTCAAACTGAGGgaaatcagagaaacagaactcgGCCACCACCGTCCGGTTCTCCTGATCCATCTTTTCAGTGGGTTTTCTTGTTTGCTGATGAATCAAATACAGACAGTCAGAACCCCTCCTGCATTCAAATAACACATAGCTCAAGAGCTTTGAAATGAGGTCcattaagtaaaatatgtatGTGGGTTGCTTTGCAAACTGTAAAGCGATCCTGTCTAACTTGCAAATACTTATCAGTAATTATGATATCTTACATTATCACCTATTCTGTTAGCTAAgcaaataattttgttatttggaCATTTAATTTAGTACAAACTCCTCTGAGTGGCATTTTGGCAATTTTTATTGAGACTCTTGAGACTGTTTACAGCCTGCCTTTCACCATAgagcataagaaaaatattttgaatattaaaatttaaagattgattggaatatttattataatagcaAATTAGAAACAACTTAGGTAAGGTAGGCATTTTTATTGTTTGAGATGAAATGTTGAAGACATAAAAAAACGAGTTGTGACAAAATGGTTCCCTCTGTGGGTAAGAATAAGACCATTTAAAGAGTgtcttgggacacctgggaggctcagtcggtgaagcgtctgctttcggctcaggtcatgatcccagggttctggtgtcgagtcctgcatcaggctccccgctgagctgcttctccctctccctctgccactccccctgcttgtgatttctctctctctctctctctctctctgtcaaataaataaacaaaatctttaaaaaataataataaaatagagcagGTGTCTTAAACAAGGAAGTGCCTGTACAGGCTTCCCTTGACCAGCCTCATTATCAACCAATGAGTAAAAAGATAAAGCCAAATATAATACTCATTTTAGTTTACTTTCAAATATAACAGCTTAGAGCCATGCACTATGTCTGTGTGTGCAAATTCACCTTAACTTGTACCAAAGGGGATTAGTTAATAGTTGTATACAAATCTAGAAATCAGACTCTAGGAGTGGTTTGGTGACATTTGAAAGACTCAGCAGTGGTCTACATCCAACAGCAGGTCTGGCAAGAGCTTCAGATACCCATATCTGTACCCACACCGTCGGGTTCATTAAATAGCATAGAGCAGATCTGCTCGAGAAACTGACATTTGGACCAGGTAATTCTTTGCTGGGGGTGAAAGGTGGGAAGCtttcctgtgcattgtagaatgtttagcagcaatGCTGGCCTCTGTCTACTAGGTGTCAGCGGCACAAGCCCCTTAGCCTGTCATGATCACCAAAATGTCTCTAgaaattgccaaatgtccctgcaggggaggagaggaagtaaaattgccccagttgagaaccaGTGGCATATAGAACATTAGAATTCATGGGGAGTGAGGGGGTACTGAAAAACCCAGTGACCAAGATATGTGGATTGGCTAGAAATATACCTAAACTTTCCCCTGAGGTGATAAAATAAGACAGTGAGCCAAGCCACCTCTAAAGCTGGGAGGGCGCAGTAGGTCCATGATGTGTCCGGTCCTGTGATGCCCCGTAACAGAGATCCATCACCTGATCTCCAGCACCGCGTTAGCTTCTCTACCAGGGAGAATTATTAAATCTTATCTTTGATGGAGACTTTTATTCCTTCTTCTAATCAGAGAGCCGAAAGTACAGAGAtttgggtgaaggggattaggaggCACCAACTTGCAGttgtaagtcatgggaatgaaaagcacagcacaggaaacagaatcaatagaATCAATGATATTTTCATAACAGGGCACAGCGACAGAAGACagctacacttatcatggtgaacaTTGCATAACATATACAATTGTTGAATCGCCATGTTGTGCACCCCAAACCAACatgacattgtatgtcaattatatttcaataataaagaaGCGAGAATAGGGTTGGGACTTGCGTGAGCTTCTAAGAACAGCTTTGATAATGTTTTCTGTGCCTGCTTACTCATAAACGTTTGCAAATGGGGCAGAATTCTGAGACTTGCCTCCACTCT
Proteins encoded in this region:
- the LOC113932663 gene encoding LOW QUALITY PROTEIN: olfactory receptor 6K3-like (The sequence of the model RefSeq protein was modified relative to this genomic sequence to represent the inferred CDS: substituted 2 bases at 2 genomic stop codons); protein product: MDQENRTVVAEFCFSDFPQFENGNLLLFVPLLFIYVFIIVGNFTILSAVRLDTRLHDPMYNFISIFSFLEIGYTTATIPKMLSNLISEKKTISITGCLLQMYFFHSLGVTEALVLTVMAIDRYVAICNPLRYAIIMTPRLCVQLSTGSXIFGFLILLPEIVWISTLPFCGPNQIHQLFCDFEPVLQLACTDMSMILVEDVIHAISILTSVSIISLSYLRIITMILKIPSGESRQKACSTCAAHIAIFLLFFGSVVLMYLRFSVTFAPLLDKATVLMFAVLTPLFNTIIYSLRNKDMKDAIRRVLCFQXRFNVSGSQ